In one Pseudomonas sp. MM211 genomic region, the following are encoded:
- a CDS encoding MerR family transcriptional regulator, whose protein sequence is MLEPSHNDELPVIPGKRYFTIGEVSELCAVKPHVLRYWEQEFPQLNPVKRRGNRRYYQRQDVLMIRQIRALLYDQGFTIGGARLRLTGDEAKDDNTQYKQLIKQMIAELEDVLIVLRK, encoded by the coding sequence ATGCTGGAACCAAGTCATAACGACGAACTGCCTGTCATACCCGGCAAGCGGTACTTCACCATCGGCGAGGTCAGTGAACTCTGTGCGGTGAAACCGCACGTGCTTCGTTATTGGGAGCAGGAGTTTCCGCAGCTCAACCCGGTAAAGCGTCGCGGCAACCGTCGGTATTATCAGCGCCAGGATGTGCTGATGATCCGCCAGATCCGCGCCTTGTTGTACGACCAGGGTTTCACCATCGGCGGTGCACGACTGCGCCTGACCGGCGACGAAGCCAAGGACGACAACACCCAGTACAAGCAACTCATCAAGCAGATGATCGCCGAGCTGGAAGATGTTCTCATCGTCCTGCGCAAATGA
- the ihfA gene encoding integration host factor subunit alpha codes for MGALTKAEMAERLYDELGLNKREAKELVELFFEEIRQALELNEQVKLSGFGNFDLRDKRQRPGRNPKTGEEIPITARRVVTFRPGQKLKARVEAYAGTKS; via the coding sequence ATGGGGGCACTGACGAAAGCTGAGATGGCCGAACGTCTGTACGATGAGCTGGGCCTGAACAAGCGAGAAGCCAAGGAGCTGGTGGAACTCTTCTTCGAAGAAATCCGCCAGGCTTTGGAACTCAATGAGCAGGTGAAGCTCTCAGGCTTCGGTAACTTCGATCTGCGCGATAAGCGTCAGCGCCCCGGTCGTAATCCAAAAACAGGGGAGGAAATCCCGATCACGGCCCGCCGTGTAGTGACTTTCCGCCCCGGCCAGAAGCTTAAAGCCAGAGTTGAAGCTTATGCTGGAACCAAGTCATAA
- the pheT gene encoding phenylalanine--tRNA ligase subunit beta: protein MKFSEQWLRGWVSPQVSRDELVARLSMAGLEVDSVSPVAGAFSGVIVGEVLSTEQHPDADKLRVCQVSNGSETFQVVCGAPNVRPGLKIPFAMIGAELPGDFKIKKAKLRGVESNGMLCSASELQISEDNDGLLELPADAPVGQDIREYFELNDVSIEVDLTPNRGDCLSLAGLAREVGALYDVPVTRPQVAAVAPAHDEVRPVEVLATQACPRYLGRVVRNVDLSKPTPRWMVERLRRADVRSIDAAVDITNYVMLELGQPMHAFDLDVIQGGIRVRMAEEGEKLVLLDGQEVTLRADTLVIADHERALAIAGVMGGEHSGVSDSTRDLFLESAFFDTIAVAGKARSYGLHTDSSHRFERGVDWQLAREAMERATSLLLEIVGGEAGPIIEAVAEAQLPDIAPISLRAERVEQMLGLKLDDELIVKLLGALGLGIEAQGAGQWQVKVPSHRFDISLEVDLIEELARLYGYNRLPVRYPQARLAPQTKAEAVADLPVLRRLLVARGYQEAITYSFIDPKLFELFSPGVQPLTLANPISADMAAMRASLWPGLVKAVEHNLNRQQPRVRLFESGLRFVGQLDELKQEPMLAGVITGSRLPESWAHGRDGVDFFDAKADVEALLAAAGDIGSFSFVPGEHSALHPGQTARIEREGRLVGYVGAIHPELAKTLGLDQPLFLFELVLSEITQGRMPAFKELSRFPEVRRDLALLVDREVPAQHLLADIREQAGEWLTDLRLFDVYHGKGIDPLRKSLAVGLTWQHPSRTLNDDEVSSATQNILTSLEQRFNATLRN from the coding sequence ATGAAATTCAGTGAACAGTGGCTGCGTGGCTGGGTAAGCCCGCAGGTTTCCCGTGACGAACTGGTCGCGCGCCTCTCCATGGCCGGCCTCGAAGTCGACAGCGTCAGCCCGGTGGCCGGCGCCTTCAGCGGCGTGATCGTGGGCGAGGTGCTGAGCACCGAGCAGCACCCAGACGCCGACAAACTGCGCGTGTGCCAGGTCAGCAACGGCAGCGAAACCTTTCAGGTCGTGTGCGGCGCGCCCAACGTGCGCCCCGGCCTGAAGATTCCGTTCGCCATGATCGGCGCCGAACTGCCCGGCGACTTCAAGATCAAGAAGGCCAAGCTGCGCGGCGTCGAGTCTAACGGCATGCTCTGCTCGGCTTCCGAGCTGCAAATCAGCGAAGACAACGACGGCCTGCTCGAGCTGCCAGCCGATGCGCCGGTTGGCCAGGACATCCGCGAGTACTTCGAACTCAACGACGTCAGCATCGAAGTCGACCTCACCCCCAACCGCGGTGACTGCCTGTCGCTGGCCGGTCTGGCCCGTGAAGTCGGCGCCCTGTACGACGTGCCGGTAACCCGCCCGCAGGTTGCTGCAGTTGCCCCGGCTCACGACGAAGTGCGCCCAGTCGAAGTGCTGGCCACTCAGGCTTGCCCGCGTTACCTGGGCCGTGTGGTACGCAACGTCGACTTGTCCAAGCCGACCCCGCGCTGGATGGTCGAGCGCCTGCGCCGCGCCGACGTACGCAGCATCGACGCCGCCGTCGACATCACCAACTACGTGATGCTCGAGCTCGGCCAGCCGATGCACGCCTTCGACCTCGACGTGATCCAGGGTGGCATTCGTGTGCGCATGGCCGAAGAGGGCGAGAAGCTGGTACTGCTCGACGGCCAGGAAGTCACCCTGCGTGCCGACACGCTGGTCATCGCCGACCATGAACGCGCCCTGGCCATCGCCGGCGTGATGGGCGGCGAGCACAGCGGCGTCAGCGACAGCACCCGTGACCTGTTCCTCGAAAGCGCCTTCTTCGACACCATTGCCGTCGCTGGCAAGGCCCGTTCATACGGCCTGCACACTGACTCCTCACACCGCTTCGAGCGTGGCGTGGACTGGCAACTGGCCCGCGAAGCCATGGAGCGCGCCACGTCGCTGCTGCTGGAAATCGTCGGCGGCGAAGCCGGCCCGATCATCGAAGCAGTAGCCGAAGCGCAATTGCCAGACATCGCACCGATCAGCCTGCGTGCCGAGCGCGTTGAGCAGATGCTCGGCCTCAAGCTCGACGACGAACTGATCGTCAAACTGCTCGGGGCCCTGGGCCTGGGTATCGAAGCCCAAGGGGCAGGGCAGTGGCAGGTCAAGGTACCGAGCCACCGCTTCGACATCAGCCTGGAAGTCGACCTGATCGAAGAGCTGGCACGCCTGTATGGCTACAACCGCCTGCCGGTTCGCTACCCGCAAGCGCGCCTGGCGCCGCAGACCAAGGCCGAGGCCGTGGCTGACTTGCCGGTGCTGCGTCGCCTGCTGGTGGCCCGCGGTTACCAGGAAGCGATCACCTACAGCTTCATCGATCCCAAGCTGTTCGAGCTGTTCAGCCCGGGCGTGCAGCCGCTGACCCTGGCCAACCCGATCTCCGCCGACATGGCCGCCATGCGCGCCTCGTTGTGGCCGGGCCTGGTCAAGGCCGTGGAGCACAACCTCAATCGTCAGCAGCCGCGCGTGCGCCTGTTCGAAAGCGGCCTGCGTTTCGTTGGCCAGCTGGACGAACTCAAGCAAGAGCCGATGCTCGCTGGCGTGATCACCGGCAGCCGTCTGCCGGAGAGCTGGGCCCATGGCCGTGATGGCGTTGACTTCTTCGATGCCAAGGCAGACGTCGAAGCCCTGCTGGCTGCAGCCGGCGATATCGGCAGTTTCAGCTTCGTGCCGGGCGAGCACAGTGCCCTGCATCCGGGCCAGACCGCACGCATCGAGCGGGAAGGGCGGCTGGTCGGTTACGTAGGTGCCATCCACCCGGAGCTGGCCAAGACCCTCGGCCTCGATCAGCCGCTGTTCCTGTTCGAGCTGGTGTTGAGTGAAATCACCCAGGGCCGCATGCCGGCATTCAAAGAGCTGTCGCGCTTCCCCGAAGTGCGCCGCGACCTGGCTTTGCTGGTAGATCGCGAAGTACCGGCCCAGCATCTGCTGGCCGATATTCGTGAGCAGGCTGGTGAATGGCTGACCGACCTCAGGTTGTTTGATGTTTATCACGGTAAAGGCATTGATCCGCTTAGAAAAAGCCTCGCCGTTGGCTTGACCTGGCAGCATCCATCGCGCACTCTGAATGACGATGAGGTGAGCAGCGCAACCCAGAATATCCTCACCTCCCTGGAACAAAGGTTCAACGCCACGTTAAGGAACTAG
- the pheS gene encoding phenylalanine--tRNA ligase subunit alpha: MENLDVLVSQALEAVSHTDDVNALEQLRVHYLGKKGELTQVMKTLGNLSAEERPKAGALINSAKERVQDALNSRKDILESAALSAKLAAERIDVTLPGRGQASGGLHPVTRTLERVEQFFTRIGYGIAEGPEVENDYHNFEALNIPGHHPARAMHDTFYFNANMLLRTHTSPVQVRTMESQQPPIRIVCPGRVYRCDSDITHSPMFHQVEGLLVDEGVSFADLKGTIEEFLRVFFEKPLGVRFRPSFFPFTEPSAEVDMQCVMCSGKGCRVCKQTGWLEVMGCGMVHPNVLRMSGIDPEKYSGFAFGMGVERLAMLRYGVNDLRLFFDNDLRFLAQFR; encoded by the coding sequence ATGGAAAATCTGGATGTGCTGGTCTCGCAAGCGCTTGAGGCCGTCAGCCACACCGACGATGTGAACGCCCTGGAGCAACTGCGGGTTCACTATCTGGGCAAGAAGGGCGAACTGACCCAGGTGATGAAGACTCTGGGCAACCTGTCTGCCGAAGAACGTCCCAAAGCGGGCGCTCTGATCAACTCGGCCAAGGAGCGCGTCCAGGACGCCCTCAACAGCCGCAAGGACATTCTCGAATCGGCCGCGCTGAGCGCCAAGCTCGCCGCTGAACGTATCGATGTCACCCTGCCGGGCCGTGGCCAGGCATCGGGTGGTCTGCACCCGGTTACCCGTACCCTGGAGCGCGTCGAGCAATTCTTTACGCGCATTGGTTACGGTATCGCCGAAGGCCCCGAAGTGGAGAACGACTACCACAACTTCGAGGCGCTCAACATTCCGGGCCACCACCCGGCGCGTGCCATGCACGACACTTTCTATTTCAACGCCAACATGCTGCTGCGCACCCACACCTCGCCGGTACAGGTTCGCACCATGGAATCCCAGCAGCCGCCGATTCGTATCGTCTGCCCGGGCCGCGTGTACCGTTGCGATTCCGATATCACCCACTCGCCGATGTTCCACCAGGTCGAAGGCCTGCTGGTCGACGAGGGTGTGAGCTTCGCCGACCTCAAGGGCACCATCGAGGAATTCCTCCGCGTGTTCTTCGAGAAGCCCCTGGGCGTGCGTTTCCGTCCTTCCTTCTTCCCGTTCACCGAGCCGTCGGCCGAAGTCGACATGCAGTGCGTGATGTGCAGCGGCAAAGGCTGCCGTGTGTGCAAGCAGACCGGCTGGCTGGAAGTGATGGGCTGCGGCATGGTGCACCCGAACGTGCTGCGCATGTCCGGCATCGACCCGGAAAAATACTCCGGTTTCGCCTTCGGCATGGGCGTCGAGCGCCTGGCCATGCTGCGCTACGGGGTGAACGACTTACGGCTGTTCTTCGATAACGATCTGCGGTTCCTGGCGCAATTTCGCTAG
- the rplT gene encoding 50S ribosomal protein L20, whose amino-acid sequence MARVKRGVIARARHKKILKLAKGYYGARSRVFRVAKQAVIKAGQYAYRDRRQKKRQFRALWIARINAGARVNGLSYSRFIAGLKKASIEIDRKVLADLAVNEKAAFAAIVEKAKAVLA is encoded by the coding sequence ATGGCTCGTGTTAAACGTGGCGTTATCGCTCGTGCTCGTCACAAAAAAATTCTGAAACTCGCTAAAGGCTACTACGGTGCACGTTCGCGCGTATTCCGTGTTGCCAAGCAGGCTGTCATCAAGGCTGGTCAATATGCCTACCGTGACCGTCGTCAGAAAAAACGTCAGTTCCGCGCTCTGTGGATCGCTCGTATCAACGCTGGTGCTCGCGTCAACGGTCTGTCCTACAGCCGTTTCATCGCTGGCCTGAAAAAAGCGTCGATCGAAATCGACCGTAAGGTTCTGGCTGATCTGGCAGTGAACGAAAAAGCGGCGTTTGCTGCGATTGTCGAGAAAGCGAAAGCCGTACTGGCTTAA
- the rpmI gene encoding 50S ribosomal protein L35: MPKMKTKSGAAKRFLKTATGFKHKHAFKSHILTKMSTKRKRHLRGSTMVHPSDVAKVARMLRVR, encoded by the coding sequence ATGCCAAAGATGAAAACCAAAAGCGGTGCGGCTAAGCGTTTCCTGAAAACCGCCACCGGCTTCAAGCACAAACACGCTTTCAAGAGCCACATCCTGACCAAGATGTCGACCAAACGTAAGCGTCACCTGCGCGGTAGCACCATGGTGCATCCGTCTGACGTTGCAAAGGTCGCGCGCATGCTGCGCGTTCGTTAA
- the infC gene encoding translation initiation factor IF-3, giving the protein MIIKREMRQDKRAAPKAPINENISAREVRLIGAEGEQIGIVSIEEALKIAEDAKLDLVEISADALPPVCRIMDYGKHLFEKKKQAAIAKKNQHQQQIKEIKFRPGTEDGDYQVKLRNLVRFLMEGDKAKISLRFRGREMAHQELGMELLKRVEADLAEHGTVEQHPKMEGRQLMMVIAPKRKK; this is encoded by the coding sequence ATTATTATTAAGCGTGAAATGAGACAAGATAAACGAGCTGCACCGAAGGCCCCGATCAACGAGAATATCTCGGCACGCGAGGTTCGGTTAATTGGCGCTGAAGGCGAGCAGATTGGCATCGTCTCTATTGAAGAAGCGCTTAAAATAGCCGAAGACGCCAAGCTGGATCTGGTGGAAATTTCTGCTGATGCATTGCCGCCGGTTTGCCGGATCATGGATTACGGCAAGCACCTCTTCGAAAAGAAGAAGCAGGCAGCGATTGCCAAGAAGAACCAGCACCAGCAGCAGATTAAAGAAATCAAGTTTCGTCCAGGGACGGAAGATGGGGATTACCAGGTAAAACTTCGCAACCTGGTACGTTTCCTGATGGAAGGGGACAAGGCCAAGATCTCTTTGAGATTCCGTGGTCGTGAGATGGCCCACCAGGAGCTGGGTATGGAACTGTTGAAGCGGGTCGAAGCTGACCTCGCCGAACACGGTACCGTCGAACAGCATCCTAAGATGGAAGGACGCCAACTGATGATGGTCATCGCTCCCAAACGCAAGAAGTAA
- the thrS gene encoding threonine--tRNA ligase — protein sequence MPIITLPDGSQRSFDHPVSVLEVAQSIGAGLAKATVAGKVDGRLVDACDLIEADATLQIITPKDAEGVEIIRHSCAHLIGHAVKQLYPTARMVIGPVIDDGFYYDIAYERPFTPDDVTAIEARMKELIDKDYDVIKKVTPRAEVIDVFTSRSEDYKLRLVEDMPNEQAMGLYYHEEYVDMCRGPHVPNTRFLKAFKLTKLSGAYWRGDAKNEQLQRIYGTAWADKKQLAAYIQRIEEAEKRDHRKIGKRLDLFHTQEEAPGMVFWHPNGWTIYQVLEQYMRGVQRENGYQEVRTPQVVDRVLWEKSGHWGNYADNMFTTESESRDYAIKPMNCPCHVQIFNQGLKSYRELPLRLAEFGSCHRNEASGALHGIMRVRGFTQDDAHIFCTEEQVKKEAADFIKLTLQVYSDFGFSDIKMKLSTRPPKRVGDDAFWDRAEKALADALNDAGLPWEYLPGEGAFYGPKIEFTLLDCLGRAWQCGTLQYDPNMPQRLEASYVSEDNSRKIPVMLHRAILGSFERFIGILIEHYEGAFPAWLAPTQAVIMNITDKQADFALEVEKSLTQSGYRAKSDLRNEKIGFKIREHTLLKVPYLLVIGDREVETQTVAVRTREGADLGSMPVAQFNELLAQAVSRRGRQDLE from the coding sequence ATGCCTATCATTACTCTTCCCGACGGCAGTCAGCGTTCGTTCGATCATCCGGTATCCGTACTCGAGGTGGCTCAATCCATTGGTGCCGGTCTGGCCAAAGCCACCGTCGCTGGCAAGGTCGATGGCCGTCTGGTTGACGCCTGTGACCTGATCGAAGCCGATGCGACCCTGCAAATCATCACGCCCAAGGATGCGGAGGGCGTAGAAATCATCCGCCACTCCTGTGCTCACTTGATCGGCCATGCAGTCAAGCAGTTGTACCCGACTGCACGCATGGTTATCGGCCCGGTGATCGACGATGGCTTCTATTACGACATCGCCTACGAGCGTCCCTTCACGCCCGATGACGTCACCGCCATCGAAGCGCGCATGAAAGAGCTGATCGACAAGGACTACGACGTCATCAAGAAAGTGACGCCGCGCGCTGAAGTTATCGACGTGTTCACCTCGCGCAGCGAAGACTACAAGCTGCGCCTCGTTGAAGACATGCCGAACGAGCAGGCCATGGGCCTGTACTACCACGAAGAGTACGTGGACATGTGCCGCGGCCCGCACGTGCCTAACACTCGCTTCCTCAAGGCATTCAAGCTGACCAAGCTGTCCGGCGCCTACTGGCGTGGCGATGCCAAGAACGAGCAGCTGCAGCGCATCTACGGCACTGCCTGGGCTGACAAGAAGCAGCTGGCGGCCTACATCCAGCGCATCGAAGAAGCCGAGAAGCGCGATCACCGCAAGATCGGCAAGCGCCTCGATCTCTTCCACACCCAGGAAGAAGCGCCGGGCATGGTGTTCTGGCACCCCAATGGCTGGACCATCTATCAGGTGCTCGAGCAGTACATGCGCGGTGTGCAGCGTGAAAACGGTTACCAGGAAGTCCGTACCCCGCAGGTCGTCGACCGTGTGCTGTGGGAGAAGTCCGGGCACTGGGGCAACTACGCCGACAACATGTTCACCACCGAGTCGGAAAGCCGCGACTACGCGATCAAGCCGATGAACTGCCCGTGCCACGTGCAGATCTTCAACCAGGGCCTGAAGAGCTACCGCGAGCTGCCGTTGCGTCTGGCCGAGTTCGGTTCTTGCCACCGCAACGAAGCATCCGGTGCCCTGCACGGCATCATGCGTGTGCGCGGCTTCACTCAGGACGACGCGCACATCTTCTGCACCGAAGAACAGGTGAAGAAGGAAGCGGCCGACTTCATCAAGCTGACTCTGCAGGTCTATTCGGACTTCGGCTTCAGCGACATCAAGATGAAGCTTTCCACTCGTCCGCCCAAGCGTGTTGGCGACGACGCCTTCTGGGATCGCGCCGAGAAAGCCCTCGCCGACGCCCTGAATGACGCTGGCCTGCCGTGGGAATACCTGCCGGGCGAAGGCGCGTTCTACGGTCCGAAGATCGAATTCACCCTGCTCGACTGCCTCGGCCGTGCCTGGCAGTGCGGCACCCTGCAGTACGACCCGAACATGCCGCAGCGTCTGGAAGCGAGCTACGTTTCCGAAGACAACAGCCGCAAGATCCCGGTCATGCTGCATCGCGCGATTCTCGGTTCCTTCGAGCGTTTCATCGGAATTCTCATCGAACACTACGAGGGTGCCTTTCCGGCATGGCTGGCGCCAACCCAGGCAGTGATCATGAATATCACCGATAAACAGGCCGATTTTGCCCTCGAAGTGGAAAAATCACTCACTCAAAGCGGCTATCGTGCCAAGTCCGACTTGAGGAACGAGAAGATAGGCTTTAAAATCCGCGAGCATACTTTGCTCAAGGTCCCCTATCTGCTAGTCATCGGGGATCGCGAAGTCGAGACGCAAACTGTCGCTGTGCGTACCCGTGAAGGTGCTGACCTGGGCTCCATGCCCGTCGCCCAATTCAATGAGTTGCTCGCACAAGCGGTTTCCCGGCGCGGTCGCCAAGATTTGGAGTAA
- a CDS encoding PA2778 family cysteine peptidase: MHKSLRPLLASLLIVLLSACASSPVLLPETERLPERVELSSVPFYPQTAYQCGPAALATMLNQRGVLTTPGFLQDQVYIPGREGSLQVEMVAAARSHDLLVYPLKPRLDALLAEVAAGNPVLVLQNLAFDWYPQWHFAVVVGYDRREQTLILRSGTTRRWVTDFAAFDKTWARGSRWAVVTMPPDTLPATAEPTVWLKAAADLEEVGRKDVAQHAYRTATQRWPEQAVGWFALANSRYAGGDLRGAEAALRESVSRQSDFAAGWFNLSQVLDERGCKAEATSARQCAQRIAPDDKRFTVIGKQGTASGQCTAPTACPAQ; this comes from the coding sequence ATGCATAAATCGCTAAGACCGCTCCTCGCTTCACTTCTGATCGTCCTGCTCAGCGCGTGCGCCAGCTCTCCGGTACTTTTACCGGAGACCGAGCGCCTGCCTGAGCGGGTCGAGCTCAGCAGCGTTCCCTTCTATCCGCAGACCGCTTATCAGTGTGGCCCCGCCGCTTTGGCGACCATGCTCAATCAGCGCGGTGTGCTGACCACCCCAGGTTTCCTGCAGGATCAGGTCTATATCCCTGGCCGTGAAGGCAGCTTGCAGGTGGAAATGGTCGCAGCAGCGCGTTCTCACGATCTACTCGTTTACCCGCTCAAGCCCAGGCTCGATGCGCTGCTGGCCGAAGTGGCTGCCGGCAACCCGGTGCTGGTGCTGCAGAACCTGGCCTTCGACTGGTACCCGCAGTGGCACTTCGCGGTAGTGGTGGGTTACGACCGTCGTGAGCAGACGCTGATTCTGCGCTCTGGCACCACTCGCCGCTGGGTGACCGATTTCGCCGCGTTCGACAAGACCTGGGCGCGAGGCAGCCGCTGGGCCGTAGTGACCATGCCGCCAGATACTCTGCCAGCGACCGCCGAACCGACCGTATGGCTCAAGGCCGCTGCTGACTTGGAAGAGGTTGGCCGCAAGGATGTCGCCCAGCACGCCTATCGAACCGCCACCCAGCGTTGGCCGGAACAGGCCGTAGGCTGGTTCGCCCTGGCCAATAGCCGTTATGCCGGTGGTGATCTGCGCGGTGCCGAAGCGGCGTTACGCGAAAGCGTCAGCCGCCAGTCGGACTTCGCCGCAGGCTGGTTCAACCTGTCTCAGGTGCTCGATGAGCGCGGCTGCAAAGCCGAAGCCACCAGCGCCCGCCAATGCGCCCAGCGTATCGCCCCGGACGACAAGCGCTTCACCGTAATCGGCAAGCAAGGCACCGCATCAGGCCAGTGCACCGCCCCCACCGCGTGCCCGGCCCAGTAG
- a CDS encoding PA2779 family protein — MTKSPFFRRLAAMLAVFHVLMIAQVPLANAAMIGTGEVLTEQQQQVDRQQLLSMLDDQQVKEKLLAMGVERDQVENRINNLTSAELSQFNAQLSEAPAGAGVVGIIVLFLVIFIITDMLCATDLFSFVKCINR, encoded by the coding sequence ATGACCAAGTCCCCGTTCTTTCGTCGTCTGGCTGCCATGTTGGCAGTGTTCCATGTCCTGATGATCGCCCAGGTTCCACTCGCCAATGCCGCGATGATCGGTACGGGTGAAGTGCTCACCGAGCAGCAACAGCAGGTCGACCGTCAGCAGCTGCTGTCGATGCTCGACGATCAGCAGGTCAAGGAAAAGCTGCTCGCCATGGGCGTCGAGCGTGATCAGGTGGAAAACCGCATCAACAACCTGACCAGCGCCGAACTGTCGCAATTCAATGCACAGCTCTCTGAAGCCCCGGCTGGTGCCGGTGTGGTCGGCATCATTGTGTTGTTCTTGGTGATCTTCATCATCACCGATATGCTCTGCGCCACAGACCTCTTCAGTTTCGTGAAATGCATAAATCGCTAA
- a CDS encoding LysR family transcriptional regulator translates to MKTTLDELLAFSTVVASGSISAAAQQLGQTASGISRALSRLEEKLDVTLLQRTTRRLELTEEGHAFLAQARRIVASVEEAEEQMRVRRQTPAGRLRVNAAAPFVLHAVVPLVKGFRERYPNIQLELHSSDEIIDLIEQRTDVAIRIGPLRDSTLHARPLGSNRIRVLASPVYLQEQGVPASVEALSEHSLLGFTQPESLNLWPLRHEHGDRYAIEPSLQASSGETLRQLALSGAGIVCLADFMTHRDRACGELVQILAEHTVEIRQPIHAVYYRNTALTSRITCFLDYLSSELGQTL, encoded by the coding sequence ATGAAAACCACTCTCGACGAACTCCTTGCCTTCAGCACCGTGGTGGCCAGCGGCTCCATCAGCGCCGCCGCGCAGCAGTTGGGGCAGACCGCTTCGGGCATCAGCCGTGCCCTCAGCCGACTGGAAGAAAAGCTCGATGTAACGTTGCTGCAGCGCACCACCCGGCGCCTGGAACTGACCGAGGAGGGCCACGCCTTTCTCGCCCAGGCGCGGCGCATTGTGGCCAGTGTCGAGGAGGCCGAGGAGCAGATGCGCGTGCGTAGGCAGACGCCGGCCGGGCGCTTGCGCGTCAACGCTGCCGCGCCGTTCGTGCTGCATGCGGTGGTGCCGCTGGTCAAAGGCTTTCGCGAGCGCTACCCGAATATCCAGCTGGAGCTGCACAGCAGCGATGAAATCATCGACCTGATTGAACAGCGCACCGACGTGGCCATCCGCATCGGCCCGCTGCGCGACTCCACCCTGCATGCCCGGCCGCTGGGCAGCAATCGCATCCGCGTGCTGGCCAGCCCGGTTTATCTGCAGGAGCAGGGCGTGCCCGCCAGTGTCGAGGCGCTGAGTGAGCACAGCCTGCTCGGCTTCACCCAGCCGGAGAGCCTCAACCTGTGGCCGCTGCGCCATGAACACGGCGACCGCTACGCCATCGAGCCCAGCCTGCAGGCCTCCAGTGGCGAGACGCTACGCCAACTGGCCTTGAGCGGCGCAGGGATCGTTTGCCTGGCGGACTTCATGACCCACCGCGACCGTGCGTGCGGCGAGCTGGTGCAGATCCTCGCGGAGCACACCGTGGAGATTCGCCAGCCGATCCATGCCGTGTACTACCGCAACACCGCACTCACGTCACGCATCACCTGTTTTCTTGATTATCTGAGCAGCGAGCTGGGCCAGACGCTTTGA
- the dkgB gene encoding 2,5-didehydrogluconate reductase DkgB translates to MPQIPALGLGTFRLKDQQVIDSVRTGLELGYRHIDTAQIYGNEAEVGQAIAESGVPRSELFVTTKIWTDNLGADKLIPSLEESLRKLRLDQVDLTLIHWPSPNDELQVAEYMAALLEAKAAGLTALIGVSNFTNAHLQQAMEVVGADQIATHQVEIHPFLQNRKVVEFAQEHGVHLTAYMPLAYGKVMTDPVIQDIAAKHAANPAQVALAWALQQGFAVIPSSTKRANLESNLGALKLTLSEQDMAAIAKLERGERLANPGFAPHWD, encoded by the coding sequence ATGCCACAGATTCCCGCCCTCGGCCTCGGCACCTTCCGCCTCAAGGATCAGCAGGTGATCGATTCGGTACGCACCGGCCTTGAGCTTGGCTACCGGCATATCGATACCGCACAGATCTACGGCAACGAAGCCGAAGTGGGCCAGGCCATCGCCGAAAGCGGCGTGCCGCGCAGCGAACTGTTCGTCACCACCAAGATCTGGACCGACAACCTGGGCGCCGACAAGCTGATCCCCAGCCTGGAAGAAAGCCTGCGCAAGTTGCGCCTCGATCAGGTCGACCTGACCCTGATCCATTGGCCATCGCCCAATGACGAACTGCAGGTGGCCGAATACATGGCAGCCCTGCTGGAGGCCAAGGCTGCTGGCCTGACCGCGCTGATCGGTGTGTCCAACTTCACCAACGCGCATCTTCAACAGGCAATGGAGGTGGTCGGCGCTGACCAGATCGCCACCCACCAGGTGGAAATCCACCCGTTCCTGCAGAACCGCAAGGTGGTGGAGTTCGCCCAGGAACACGGCGTGCACCTGACCGCCTACATGCCACTGGCCTACGGCAAGGTGATGACCGATCCGGTGATTCAGGACATCGCCGCCAAACACGCCGCCAATCCAGCACAGGTCGCACTGGCCTGGGCGCTACAGCAGGGTTTCGCGGTGATTCCGTCATCCACCAAACGGGCCAACCTGGAAAGCAACCTGGGCGCATTGAAGCTGACACTCAGCGAGCAGGACATGGCTGCCATCGCCAAGCTGGAGCGCGGTGAGCGACTGGCCAACCCGGGGTTCGCGCCGCACTGGGATTAG